From Candidatus Neomarinimicrobiota bacterium, the proteins below share one genomic window:
- a CDS encoding pyridoxal phosphate-dependent aminotransferase family protein: MLSEMKEIAKQKLKARKSEFFSEYPDVFNKMYNFTRAKTAKALRYYPYFLKIQESDTTEVVIEGKKVLMLGSNNYLGLTKHPEIAEAGIEAIRRYGSGLTGSRFLNGNLVLHDELEVKLARFVGKEAALVFSTGFGVNLGVIATTVGPGDLLFSDELNHASIVDGSRFSRAEIIRFKHNNMKDLENKISAADKTKGRFIVVDGIFSMEGDIINLPELVQIARKYGARLMVDDAHSLGVLGPKGNGTAAHFGLTDQVDMIMGTFSKSLACVGGFVAAEEPVIDYLKHHTRTMIFTAALPPSNVAMVSKALDIIEKEPWRRKKVLENAAYIQKNLKKMGFNIGMSTTPVVPVIIGEEMKTFRVWKDLFEEGVYTNPVIPPAVPENRCLLRTSYMATHIQSQLNFCLDKFYKVGKKHGIIT, encoded by the coding sequence ATGTTATCCGAGATGAAAGAGATTGCAAAGCAAAAGTTAAAAGCCCGAAAATCTGAATTTTTTAGTGAATATCCCGATGTTTTCAACAAAATGTACAATTTTACACGGGCCAAAACGGCCAAAGCGTTACGGTATTATCCTTATTTTCTGAAAATTCAGGAATCTGATACAACAGAGGTTGTTATAGAGGGAAAAAAAGTATTGATGCTGGGATCCAACAATTATCTGGGACTTACAAAGCATCCGGAAATTGCAGAAGCGGGCATCGAAGCCATTCGCAGATATGGGTCCGGCTTGACGGGAAGCCGATTTTTAAATGGGAACTTGGTTCTTCATGATGAACTGGAAGTTAAATTGGCACGGTTTGTAGGCAAAGAGGCTGCTTTGGTATTTTCAACCGGTTTCGGTGTTAATTTAGGCGTCATTGCCACCACGGTAGGACCTGGAGACCTTTTGTTCAGTGATGAACTCAATCATGCTTCCATTGTGGATGGTTCCCGTTTTTCCCGGGCAGAGATTATCCGCTTTAAGCATAACAACATGAAAGATCTTGAAAATAAGATTTCTGCTGCAGATAAAACAAAAGGACGTTTTATCGTCGTGGATGGAATCTTTTCTATGGAAGGGGATATTATTAATCTGCCGGAACTTGTGCAGATCGCCCGTAAATACGGGGCCCGCCTGATGGTGGATGATGCTCACTCCCTGGGGGTATTGGGTCCTAAAGGAAACGGGACAGCCGCTCACTTTGGATTGACGGATCAGGTGGATATGATTATGGGAACATTCAGTAAATCTCTGGCCTGTGTGGGAGGATTTGTCGCAGCAGAAGAACCGGTTATCGATTATCTGAAGCATCATACCCGGACCATGATATTTACAGCCGCATTACCCCCCTCGAATGTGGCAATGGTCTCCAAAGCCCTGGATATCATTGAAAAAGAACCCTGGCGCCGGAAAAAAGTCCTGGAAAATGCCGCCTATATTCAGAAGAATTTAAAAAAAATGGGATTCAATATCGGAATGAGCACAACACCGGTCGTTCCTGTGATCATCGGTGAAGAGATGAAAACCTTTCGGGTGTGGAAAGACCTTTTTGAAGAAGGGGTCTATACGAATCCAGTGATCCCGCCTGCTGTTCCGGAAAACCGGTGCCTCTTACGAACCAGCTACATGGCGACTCATATACAATCACAGCTCAATTTTTGCCTGGATAAATTTTATAAAGTGGGAAAAAAGCACGGGATTATTACTTGA
- a CDS encoding MFS transporter: MVLSLSHMLHDTYSSFLAPVLPLIIENLGISYALAGLLSVIQRIPSLLNPFVGLAIDRLPVKYFIIFAPLVTAISMSLIGLAPSYGVLAILLFVSGVSSTVFHVPAPVMIRRLAGKRNGMGMSFYMFGGELARTLGPLTILGAISLWGFAGSWRLTGFALVVTVLLWYELHSVDLHARNETQSDSMPHIREDVKQIIPFLAMMGAMFFFRSSMKSALTIFLPTFLKTRGASLFFAGAGLSVLQFAGAAGTFIAGTFSDYFGRRKTLILITSVNPILMALFILAKGIWVLPVLLLTGFFLFAFGPVTLAMVHDIPHNRPAFINGLYMTMNFVLSALATFLIGWLADLWGLESAYIIANIMALAAIPFAAKIPLKTSPPHTPNS, translated from the coding sequence ATGGTTTTGTCTCTTTCCCACATGCTGCATGATACATATTCTTCCTTTTTAGCGCCTGTTTTACCGTTGATTATTGAAAATCTGGGAATTTCCTATGCGTTGGCGGGGCTTTTATCTGTCATACAACGGATTCCATCCCTTTTAAATCCTTTTGTCGGGCTGGCCATAGATCGTTTACCGGTAAAATATTTTATTATTTTTGCCCCTTTGGTGACAGCTATAAGCATGAGTCTTATCGGTTTGGCTCCAAGTTATGGCGTCCTGGCGATTTTGCTCTTTGTCAGTGGTGTGAGTTCAACGGTTTTTCATGTTCCCGCCCCGGTGATGATCCGACGCCTTGCCGGGAAACGGAACGGGATGGGAATGAGTTTTTATATGTTTGGTGGAGAATTGGCACGGACCCTGGGACCTTTGACGATTTTGGGTGCTATTAGCCTGTGGGGATTTGCCGGAAGCTGGCGTTTGACAGGCTTTGCCCTGGTGGTGACGGTTTTGCTGTGGTATGAGCTCCATTCTGTGGATCTCCATGCCCGAAATGAAACACAATCTGACTCCATGCCCCATATCCGGGAGGATGTGAAACAAATCATCCCTTTCCTGGCCATGATGGGAGCCATGTTTTTCTTCCGATCCTCTATGAAAAGTGCCCTGACTATCTTTTTACCGACCTTTTTGAAAACCCGGGGAGCAAGCCTCTTTTTTGCCGGAGCCGGTCTTTCGGTGCTCCAGTTTGCAGGTGCAGCAGGGACTTTTATCGCCGGGACTTTCTCTGATTATTTCGGCCGACGCAAAACCTTGATTTTAATTACCAGTGTGAATCCCATCCTCATGGCTCTCTTTATTCTGGCAAAAGGGATATGGGTTTTGCCGGTCCTCCTTTTGACTGGATTTTTTCTCTTTGCTTTTGGCCCCGTTACCCTGGCCATGGTCCATGATATCCCCCATAACCGGCCGGCTTTTATTAACGGACTCTATATGACCATGAATTTTGTCCTCAGTGCCCTGGCCACTTTTCTTATCGGATGGCTTGCAGACCTTTGGGGACTTGAATCCGCCTATATCATCGCGAATATCATGGCTCTGGCCGCCATTCCCTTCGCCGCAAAAATCCCCCTGAAAACATCTCCTCCTCACACACCCAATTCATAA
- the hydE gene encoding [FeFe] hydrogenase H-cluster radical SAM maturase HydE: MIESILEKEIPTKEDLVSMLKAEGPEMDRLFKKSMAVKEQYVQNKVYFRGLIEFSNICRKDCLYCGIRKSNTKVHRYDIADEEILKAAQFAYENHFGSVVLQSGEQKSSVFTRRITRLLDGMDKLSGGKLRVTLSCGEQSRDTYRKWFEHGAARYLLRIETSNRDLYSKLHPNDSLHNFEERLKCLYDLKDLGYQTGSGVMIGLPFQSYESLAEDLLWMQAFDLDMIGMGPYLEHEDTPLYAFRNLLLPQQKRFELALKMVAALRILMKDVNIAAATALQAIHKLGREKAIKIGANVIMPNITPGEFRDDYHLYHNKPCTDENPEDCKSCLEMRVGLAGNHIAYDEWGDSIHYQKRVKS; this comes from the coding sequence ATGATTGAATCCATTCTGGAAAAAGAGATACCTACAAAAGAAGATCTCGTGTCCATGCTGAAAGCTGAAGGACCGGAGATGGACCGCCTGTTTAAAAAATCCATGGCGGTAAAAGAACAGTATGTCCAAAACAAAGTATATTTTCGGGGACTGATTGAATTCTCCAATATTTGCCGGAAAGATTGTCTCTATTGCGGAATCCGTAAATCGAACACGAAGGTCCATCGTTATGATATTGCTGATGAAGAAATCCTTAAAGCAGCCCAATTTGCCTATGAAAATCATTTCGGTTCTGTGGTCCTCCAATCAGGTGAGCAGAAAAGTTCTGTTTTTACCCGGCGGATTACCCGGCTTCTGGATGGTATGGATAAATTATCCGGTGGAAAACTTCGGGTAACCTTATCCTGCGGGGAACAATCCCGGGACACCTACCGGAAATGGTTTGAACACGGGGCAGCCCGCTATTTGCTTCGGATAGAAACATCAAACAGGGACTTGTATTCAAAACTCCATCCCAACGATTCACTTCACAATTTTGAAGAACGGTTAAAATGCCTGTATGATTTGAAAGATCTGGGATATCAGACCGGAAGCGGGGTGATGATTGGCCTGCCATTCCAAAGCTATGAAAGTCTTGCAGAGGATCTTCTCTGGATGCAAGCCTTTGATTTGGATATGATCGGAATGGGTCCCTATCTGGAACATGAAGATACCCCACTCTATGCTTTTCGGAATCTTTTATTGCCCCAGCAGAAACGATTTGAACTGGCGTTAAAAATGGTGGCGGCTCTCCGGATTCTTATGAAGGATGTAAATATTGCTGCGGCAACAGCCCTGCAAGCCATCCATAAACTTGGACGGGAAAAAGCAATTAAAATCGGTGCCAATGTTATCATGCCCAACATCACTCCCGGTGAGTTCAGGGATGATTATCACCTGTATCACAACAAACCCTGCACAGACGAGAATCCTGAAGATTGTAAAAGCTGCCTGGAAATGCGGGTTGGACTTGCAGGGAATCACATTGCCTATGACGAGTGGGGAGATTCAATCCATTATCAAAAACGAGTTAAGAGTTAA